Proteins co-encoded in one Natrinema sp. CBA1119 genomic window:
- a CDS encoding TetR/AcrR family transcriptional regulator, with the protein MTHPPPFLEEPDDTRDAIMKATYIALCKHGYSDLTIQRIGDEFSKSKSLLYHHYDSKDDLLLDFLEFMLDQLEEQLPTYREGGADAHIEEIVDSTFSFGDGRPDTDFTQALVELRIQAAHDEDYREYFTRSDQFVRKHVVHTIRSGIEQGVFQEVDPQETAALFQIVFSGTMTQRVTSNDDVFDDARAEFERYVRNCLLEAE; encoded by the coding sequence ATGACGCACCCACCACCGTTCCTCGAGGAACCGGACGATACTCGGGACGCGATCATGAAAGCGACATATATCGCGCTCTGTAAACACGGATACAGCGACCTCACGATCCAGCGGATCGGAGACGAGTTCTCGAAGAGCAAGTCGCTGTTGTACCACCACTACGACAGCAAGGACGACCTCCTCCTCGATTTCCTCGAGTTCATGCTGGACCAGCTCGAGGAACAGCTGCCGACGTACCGAGAGGGTGGAGCCGACGCCCACATCGAAGAAATAGTCGATAGCACGTTCTCGTTCGGCGACGGCAGGCCGGACACCGATTTCACGCAAGCACTCGTCGAGCTCCGAATACAGGCCGCACACGACGAGGACTACCGCGAGTATTTCACCCGGAGCGATCAGTTCGTCAGAAAACACGTCGTCCACACGATCCGCTCGGGTATCGAACAGGGCGTTTTTCAGGAGGTGGATCCACAGGAAACGGCAGCGCTCTTCCAGATCGTGTTCTCCGGAACGATGACCCAGCGCGTAACCAGTAACGACGACGTCTTCGACGACGCCCGCGCCGAATTCGAGCGATACGTGCGAAACTGCCTCCTCGAAGCGGAGTGA